One stretch of Pedobacter riviphilus DNA includes these proteins:
- a CDS encoding Crp/Fnr family transcriptional regulator: protein MEALINLILQFGDLNKQQIDFLLNKVEMLEFKKDDYLSEAGKVPRYVAFVLEGVFRFCYYNNKGEEVTNYFVDEGNFVVDNEKFESQIAATEYVQAVTACRVLVFNKKDWDEISNTIVGWEMMKANMVKKCLTLAMERRSPLVSEDATTRYLSFIEGFPNLINRIPLSYVASYLGITQQSLSRIRRNIR, encoded by the coding sequence ATGGAAGCATTAATAAATCTTATCTTGCAATTTGGTGACCTGAACAAACAACAAATCGACTTTTTGCTGAACAAGGTTGAAATGCTAGAATTCAAAAAAGATGATTACCTGTCTGAAGCCGGGAAGGTACCCCGCTATGTGGCCTTTGTGCTGGAAGGCGTGTTCCGTTTCTGTTATTATAACAACAAGGGCGAAGAAGTGACCAATTATTTTGTTGACGAAGGCAATTTTGTGGTGGATAACGAAAAATTTGAATCGCAAATCGCCGCCACGGAATATGTACAGGCCGTTACCGCCTGCCGAGTGCTAGTTTTTAACAAAAAGGACTGGGACGAGATATCTAACACCATTGTCGGTTGGGAAATGATGAAAGCCAACATGGTCAAAAAATGCCTTACGCTGGCTATGGAACGACGCAGTCCGCTGGTTTCAGAAGATGCCACCACGCGATATTTGTCGTTCATCGAGGGCTTCCCCAACCTCATCAACCGCATTCCGCTTTCGTATGTAGCCTCGTACCTGGGCATTACCCAGCAATCGCTGAGCCGTATACGTCGTAATATCCGCTAG
- a CDS encoding winged helix-turn-helix transcriptional regulator gives MYKRKIIPNLNCGLDLIGEVLYGKWKIRLLWFINEGHKRPSELQRKIPDASRRVLNIQLKELEEHELVTRIIYPVVPPKVEYNLTEFGKTLIPVIATLGQWSDEHEDRLRDVILKQVVGSDLDDTLIS, from the coding sequence ATGTATAAGAGAAAAATAATACCGAACTTGAATTGCGGTCTTGACCTGATAGGTGAGGTACTTTACGGCAAATGGAAGATCCGTTTGCTTTGGTTTATCAATGAAGGACATAAAAGACCAAGTGAGCTGCAACGTAAAATACCCGATGCCTCGCGCAGGGTTTTAAATATTCAGTTGAAAGAATTGGAAGAACACGAACTGGTTACAAGAATAATCTATCCCGTTGTACCGCCAAAAGTAGAATATAACCTTACCGAATTTGGTAAAACGTTAATTCCTGTGATTGCTACATTAGGGCAATGGAGCGATGAACACGAAGACCGTTTGCGGGATGTAATTTTGAAACAAGTTGTGGGTTCTGATTTAGACGATACCCTAATCAGTTAA
- the mqo gene encoding malate dehydrogenase (quinone): MKNILLILLISVAIVGCRNKEAQEQTDVVLVGAGIMSATLGSMIKTLDPKLKINIYERLDLVAAESSDAWNNAGTGHSAFCELNYTPELPNGQIEFKKAISINEHFEVSKQFWAYMVSAGKLPAPTSFINNVPHISFVWGDKNVLYLKKRYDVLSKQLLFKGMKYSENYDTLAKWMPLVMKGRSRKQKVAATYMSIGTDVNFGSLTRGLISSLRKEKGVKVELNHEVKNLKRNPDGSWLVTVTDLKTEKDKYISAKFVFIGAGGGALRLLQKSKIPEGKGFGGFPVSGEWLVCNNQKIVEKHISKVYGKAGVGAPPMSVPHLDTRIINGKKALLFGPYAGFSSKFLKQGSYLDLTRSITLKNMWPMLSTGMDNIPLTKYLIRQVTQSDEDRLKALKEYFPEAEAKDWKLETAGQRVQIIKKDKTHGGVLQFGTEVVNAQDGSLAALLGASPGASTSVDIMLTLLKQCFPKEVASNAWQQGLRKMIPSYGKMLSQDVALANQVRSSNSKTLGLNFFVLDSTWKAGK; this comes from the coding sequence ATGAAAAATATACTACTCATATTGCTTATTTCTGTAGCTATAGTGGGTTGCAGAAATAAAGAAGCGCAGGAGCAAACAGACGTTGTGCTGGTGGGGGCTGGAATAATGAGTGCAACACTAGGTTCAATGATCAAAACACTGGATCCAAAATTAAAGATAAACATTTATGAAAGATTAGACCTTGTTGCCGCTGAAAGTTCTGATGCATGGAATAATGCTGGAACCGGGCATTCTGCATTCTGCGAACTCAATTATACTCCCGAATTGCCAAATGGGCAAATTGAATTTAAAAAAGCAATTTCTATAAATGAGCATTTTGAGGTTTCAAAACAGTTTTGGGCCTATATGGTTAGCGCGGGCAAGCTGCCAGCACCAACCTCGTTTATAAATAATGTGCCACATATCAGTTTTGTTTGGGGCGATAAAAACGTACTTTACCTGAAAAAACGCTACGATGTTTTAAGTAAACAACTGCTTTTTAAAGGAATGAAGTATTCAGAAAACTACGATACGCTAGCCAAATGGATGCCTCTGGTAATGAAAGGTAGAAGCCGTAAGCAGAAAGTTGCTGCTACCTATATGTCAATTGGTACAGACGTTAATTTTGGTAGTTTAACCCGGGGGCTGATCTCATCCTTAAGAAAGGAAAAAGGGGTTAAGGTAGAGTTGAATCATGAGGTGAAGAACCTTAAAAGAAATCCAGATGGCAGCTGGTTGGTAACGGTTACAGATCTCAAGACTGAAAAAGATAAGTACATAAGCGCAAAATTCGTTTTTATTGGCGCAGGGGGCGGGGCCTTAAGGCTACTTCAGAAATCCAAAATACCCGAGGGAAAAGGTTTTGGCGGATTTCCGGTGAGCGGGGAATGGTTGGTTTGTAACAATCAGAAAATAGTAGAAAAGCATATCTCAAAAGTATATGGAAAAGCAGGAGTAGGCGCACCACCAATGTCGGTTCCGCATTTGGATACCAGGATCATTAATGGGAAAAAAGCACTTCTTTTCGGTCCATACGCTGGGTTTTCTTCAAAATTTTTAAAACAGGGTTCTTACCTTGACCTTACCCGGTCTATAACCCTGAAAAACATGTGGCCTATGCTGTCAACCGGAATGGATAATATCCCCTTAACAAAATACCTGATCAGGCAGGTTACACAGTCTGATGAAGACCGTTTGAAGGCGCTAAAAGAATATTTCCCTGAAGCTGAAGCCAAAGACTGGAAACTCGAAACCGCAGGGCAAAGGGTACAGATTATCAAGAAAGATAAAACTCATGGCGGAGTTCTTCAGTTCGGAACAGAGGTAGTGAACGCACAAGATGGCAGCCTTGCAGCCCTTTTAGGTGCCTCGCCAGGAGCATCAACATCTGTTGACATTATGCTCACCTTGCTCAAACAATGCTTTCCGAAAGAGGTGGCCTCCAACGCCTGGCAACAGGGATTGCGCAAAATGATCCCGTCCTATGGTAAAATGCTTTCACAGGATGTGGCGTTGGCTAATCAGGTAAGGTCTTCTAACAGCAAAACTTTGGGATTGAATTTTTTTGTGCTTGATAGCACTTGGAAAGCAGGTAAATAG
- a CDS encoding AraC family transcriptional regulator, which translates to MAIKTFPENLSQNKGLSIRIVSPEFGHLSPESAGQYGSAQRLPYYFFLFVLQGNSQEIIDGELIEIGKHELFFALPHQVRQLPSTGHSGDYYKLGFDDECLLRLPRKFPFLLNPLNRQKISFLPDAALRLWNTFKILKELLHTVDSNPELILAYLNSLLTEINAAYFVLHKKPAPAGLDKFLGFRLFVEDNLTEQPAITEIAEKLALSTDGLYRIVKQHSGVSPKEFIIDRLIIEARHRMYNEPNTSVKELAFELGFNDPGYFSRLFKKVTGKTIAAFYQDLSL; encoded by the coding sequence ATGGCCATTAAAACTTTTCCTGAAAACCTGAGTCAGAACAAAGGGCTTTCCATACGTATTGTTTCCCCTGAATTTGGGCATCTGTCGCCGGAGTCAGCGGGTCAATACGGTTCCGCCCAACGGTTGCCTTATTATTTCTTTCTTTTCGTGCTGCAGGGGAACAGCCAGGAGATTATTGACGGGGAGCTTATCGAAATAGGCAAACATGAACTTTTTTTTGCGTTGCCTCACCAGGTCAGGCAACTCCCTTCAACTGGCCATAGCGGAGATTATTATAAACTGGGATTTGACGATGAGTGTCTTTTACGATTGCCGAGAAAATTCCCCTTTTTGCTCAATCCCCTGAACCGGCAAAAAATCAGCTTTCTACCTGATGCTGCACTCAGGCTTTGGAATACGTTTAAGATTTTAAAAGAACTGTTACACACTGTCGACAGTAATCCGGAGCTGATCCTGGCTTACCTGAACAGTCTGCTTACAGAAATAAATGCTGCTTATTTTGTACTGCATAAAAAACCTGCGCCAGCGGGCCTTGATAAATTTTTAGGGTTCAGGCTGTTTGTAGAAGATAACCTTACCGAGCAACCTGCTATAACGGAAATCGCAGAAAAGCTGGCCTTAAGCACCGATGGTTTGTATAGGATCGTAAAACAACATTCCGGTGTTTCACCTAAGGAATTCATCATCGACCGTTTAATCATAGAGGCACGGCACCGGATGTATAATGAACCCAATACCTCTGTAAAGGAACTGGCATTTGAACTCGGCTTTAATGACCCGGGTTATTTTTCGCGTTTGTTCAAAAAAGTAACCGGTAAGACGATAGCTGCCTTTTATCAGGATTTGTCCCTGTAA
- a CDS encoding DUF2147 domain-containing protein, with protein MKKSILAMFALLLSLATFAQKLPADEITGIWKCDDYKIEVFKAGKTYSAKLLWSKVMFEADGKTAKKDVKNPDEKLRKRSVQGLTHITDLVYKDGEYVDGKLYSVDDGNTYSLKGKLKGPNDLETRGYKGIPLVGKSFKWKRVQ; from the coding sequence ATGAAAAAATCAATATTAGCAATGTTTGCGCTGCTGTTATCACTGGCCACTTTCGCACAGAAACTCCCTGCTGATGAAATTACAGGGATCTGGAAATGTGACGATTATAAGATCGAGGTATTCAAAGCAGGTAAGACGTACTCGGCCAAGCTCTTATGGTCAAAGGTGATGTTCGAAGCAGATGGTAAAACAGCAAAGAAGGATGTTAAAAATCCTGATGAAAAACTCCGCAAGAGGTCAGTACAAGGCCTTACGCATATCACCGATCTTGTTTACAAGGATGGCGAATACGTTGATGGCAAATTGTATAGCGTAGATGATGGAAATACCTATAGTTTAAAAGGTAAACTGAAAGGTCCTAATGATCTTGAAACCCGGGGTTACAAAGGCATCCCATTGGTAGGAAAATCATTTAAATGGAAAAGGGTTCAGTAA
- a CDS encoding SDR family oxidoreductase gives MSKKIVLITGTNSGFGWLTAHSVAALGHQVYATMRDTQGRNVEKAQALAAVENITVLDVTLTDDESVKQAVDAILAKEGTIDVLVNNAGYAMTGVAESFTTADVHTTFDINVYAPWRLIKQVLPAMRKQAEGLIINVTSGFGRVSFPFATIYAASKFALEGISEGLHYEVKRLGIDVALVEPGAFPTEMQQKNNPASDQGVFEGYGAIAGIPNKMVAALGGEMQAKKPNPQDVADAIVKLIGTPKGTRPLRTVVDPITGQYIEAANQAVAEQFTKGLKVFGMGELL, from the coding sequence ATGAGCAAAAAGATCGTATTAATAACCGGAACAAATAGTGGCTTTGGCTGGCTTACCGCCCACAGCGTGGCCGCCTTAGGGCATCAGGTATATGCCACAATGCGCGATACCCAGGGACGTAATGTTGAAAAGGCCCAGGCTTTAGCCGCAGTTGAGAATATAACCGTTTTGGACGTTACCCTGACTGATGATGAAAGCGTGAAGCAGGCTGTTGATGCCATTTTGGCCAAAGAAGGCACTATTGATGTGTTGGTGAACAACGCCGGTTACGCCATGACCGGGGTAGCCGAGAGCTTTACCACGGCCGATGTGCACACTACTTTTGATATCAACGTTTATGCCCCCTGGCGACTGATTAAACAAGTGCTGCCTGCCATGCGTAAACAGGCCGAGGGACTAATTATTAATGTAACCAGCGGCTTTGGGCGGGTATCGTTCCCGTTCGCGACCATTTATGCGGCCTCCAAGTTTGCGCTGGAAGGAATAAGCGAAGGCCTGCATTACGAGGTGAAACGTTTAGGAATAGATGTGGCGCTCGTGGAGCCGGGTGCTTTCCCGACAGAAATGCAGCAAAAGAACAATCCTGCATCTGATCAGGGTGTATTTGAGGGCTACGGCGCCATTGCCGGTATACCCAACAAAATGGTAGCCGCATTGGGTGGAGAGATGCAGGCTAAAAAACCCAACCCACAGGATGTTGCGGATGCCATTGTAAAATTGATCGGTACCCCAAAAGGCACCAGGCCATTACGTACGGTAGTAGACCCTATAACCGGCCAATACATTGAAGCTGCCAACCAGGCGGTAGCAGAGCAATTTACAAAAGGATTGAAGGTGTTCGGGATGGGTGAGTTATTGTAA
- a CDS encoding SDR family oxidoreductase — MDLKNSTILITGGTSGIGLELVKQLTEQGSTIIVTGRKPEPLHETKRRFPNIHLFQSDVSNPQDIERLYKEVTQQFPDLNIIVNNAGEMRLLDVQDASKGLENITREIDINLTGTIRMVHQFLPHLIKKRTAAIVNVSSAIAFMPYSTAPVYSASKAGVHAYSQALRLQLNKTSVKVFELIPPGVNTNLQNDWILPPNPSQMMDVDKLVSVAIKGLRNDTPEIKPFLVQVIKFLSRLMPKQLMKLGHREFEKFKQLNKKQ, encoded by the coding sequence ATGGATTTAAAGAATAGCACCATCCTGATCACAGGAGGGACCAGCGGTATAGGTTTGGAGCTTGTTAAACAACTTACCGAACAAGGATCAACAATCATTGTTACAGGTCGTAAACCAGAGCCCTTACATGAAACCAAAAGGCGTTTCCCAAATATACACCTCTTTCAAAGCGATGTAAGTAACCCGCAGGATATTGAGCGCCTGTATAAAGAGGTGACCCAACAATTCCCTGATCTGAATATCATTGTTAACAACGCAGGGGAGATGCGGTTGCTTGATGTTCAGGACGCCAGCAAGGGCCTGGAAAACATCACACGTGAGATTGATATCAATCTTACCGGAACAATCCGGATGGTGCATCAGTTTTTGCCCCACCTGATTAAAAAGCGTACGGCAGCAATTGTGAATGTTTCCTCTGCCATTGCTTTTATGCCTTACTCAACGGCTCCGGTTTACAGCGCTTCAAAAGCAGGTGTTCATGCCTATTCCCAGGCCTTGCGTTTGCAGTTGAACAAAACCAGTGTCAAGGTATTCGAGCTGATCCCTCCGGGTGTAAATACCAATCTCCAGAATGATTGGATACTGCCACCTAATCCCAGCCAAATGATGGACGTGGATAAACTGGTTAGTGTAGCCATTAAAGGATTGCGGAACGACACACCCGAGATCAAGCCGTTCCTGGTTCAGGTAATCAAATTTTTAAGCCGCCTGATGCCTAAGCAATTGATGAAGTTAGGCCACAGGGAATTTGAAAAATTTAAACAACTCAATAAAAAACAATAA
- a CDS encoding cation:dicarboxylate symporter family transporter has protein sequence MKLIAKIDLIIDKLNKYLSLQIILAIVAGTLCGIFYPTSATKMQWIGSLFVSAIEPFVAPVIFLTVVTLFGGLENLKSIGQIIIKALIYFVLISTSAILFGIGIASLIQPGKINKALLSEILPGQLITSQYPHWVNVVFQNSMLILLLTAVVLGLIINQSRLKKKATCFFDLLRKFVMKLLRYIFVFAPFVAFSGIAYTVGRYGTDSLLPIGKMLAGTYIAMFLFVFLVLGSILLMLKVNIVKFIAAIKNELLYALGTSSSSSVIPLLMDRLELIGLKRDVVRVVTVMGNSLNLNGTCVYLGMSVIFLAQLYNISFSWAELLNIVMIILLTSKGATGIPGTGFLVLITTVNSIQRIPVEGLAVLLSIDRFMSEARAITNTIGHGVAALVVSNTKDKNI, from the coding sequence TTGAAGTTGATCGCTAAAATAGACCTGATTATAGATAAACTCAATAAATATTTGAGCTTACAGATTATTCTTGCAATAGTCGCTGGGACTCTCTGCGGCATTTTTTATCCAACTAGCGCTACTAAAATGCAATGGATAGGTAGCCTTTTCGTCTCGGCTATTGAGCCCTTCGTAGCTCCGGTAATCTTTCTCACAGTTGTAACACTATTCGGCGGTCTTGAAAATCTGAAATCAATAGGGCAAATTATCATAAAAGCCTTAATTTATTTTGTTTTGATCAGCACAAGCGCTATCCTTTTCGGTATTGGTATTGCCTCATTAATCCAGCCGGGAAAGATAAATAAAGCGCTACTTTCTGAAATTTTACCGGGCCAGTTAATTACCAGTCAATATCCCCATTGGGTAAACGTAGTATTTCAGAACAGTATGCTGATATTACTGCTTACAGCTGTTGTGCTAGGCTTAATCATCAATCAGTCCAGACTTAAAAAAAAAGCAACTTGTTTTTTTGATCTACTCAGGAAGTTTGTGATGAAATTGCTGCGGTATATTTTTGTATTTGCGCCATTTGTTGCCTTTAGTGGCATAGCCTATACGGTAGGCAGATATGGAACGGATAGCTTACTACCCATCGGGAAGATGCTCGCAGGTACATACATCGCCATGTTTCTCTTTGTTTTTTTAGTTCTTGGATCAATCTTGCTTATGCTTAAGGTGAACATCGTTAAGTTTATTGCCGCCATCAAAAACGAGCTGTTATATGCATTGGGAACCTCCTCATCAAGTTCAGTAATTCCCTTGTTAATGGACCGTCTGGAACTTATAGGTTTGAAGCGTGATGTTGTAAGAGTGGTAACGGTTATGGGAAACTCATTAAATCTTAATGGTACTTGCGTTTACCTGGGTATGTCTGTGATTTTTTTAGCCCAATTATACAATATCAGCTTCTCATGGGCAGAACTTTTAAATATAGTAATGATTATTCTGCTTACCTCGAAAGGTGCAACCGGTATTCCTGGCACCGGCTTTCTGGTATTGATAACTACAGTAAACAGCATTCAACGTATTCCAGTTGAAGGACTTGCTGTATTGCTTAGCATCGACCGGTTTATGAGTGAAGCAAGAGCAATTACCAACACCATCGGGCATGGTGTGGCGGCGCTCGTTGTTTCAAACACAAAAGATAAAAACATTTAA
- a CDS encoding RNA polymerase sigma factor gives MANDLNDIDLWGNLVKGNRIALNSIYSRYFSSLYQYGMRMLQDEDAARDCIQNLFVHLWVNHKKLPPVNNLRGYLISALRNNMINFKNVEGRFQKVDLEANEVFDLKFSVESAFIQKEEQTEQVRQLSLAMNKLTPRQKEIIYLRYFEELDYAEISTIMDLSIKGTYKLSARALEALREVLNIDKMMLLAILLSLKN, from the coding sequence GTGGCAAACGATTTAAATGATATAGACCTTTGGGGCAACCTGGTAAAGGGTAACAGAATTGCCTTGAATAGTATCTATTCGAGATATTTTTCTTCCCTTTATCAGTATGGTATGCGCATGTTGCAGGATGAAGACGCGGCTCGCGACTGCATTCAAAACCTTTTTGTGCATTTATGGGTGAACCATAAAAAACTCCCGCCGGTAAACAACCTAAGGGGTTACCTGATCTCTGCGCTAAGAAATAACATGATCAATTTTAAAAATGTTGAAGGAAGATTTCAAAAAGTAGACCTGGAAGCCAACGAGGTTTTTGATTTAAAATTTTCGGTTGAATCGGCATTTATCCAAAAGGAAGAGCAGACCGAGCAGGTCAGGCAGCTTTCTCTGGCCATGAATAAACTCACTCCGAGGCAAAAAGAGATCATTTACCTGCGGTATTTTGAAGAATTAGACTATGCTGAGATCTCCACGATAATGGATTTAAGCATAAAAGGCACTTACAAACTTAGCGCCCGGGCTTTAGAGGCACTTCGCGAAGTTTTGAATATTGATAAAATGATGCTTTTAGCCATCTTGCTGAGCTTAAAGAATTAA
- a CDS encoding helix-turn-helix domain-containing protein, with amino-acid sequence MANSKPYRIGSITEIHRLMGLSKPHHPLISIVDLKGLRNDTGIDAVVFDLYVISMKRGCDGLHYGQQKYDFDEGLMAFMSPGQILRGEENGVPPDLDGWMLFVHPDFLWNTSLAVKIKRYEYFSYATSEALFLSEKEELVINDLVRNIKAEYYSNMDKFSQDIIISHLETLLNYAERFYQRQFITRKITNHQILNQVEQILTSYLNNEALLSKGLPTVQYFADALNLSSKYLSSLLKQLTGQTMQQIIHEKLIEKAKEKLSTTRMSVSEIAYQLGFEHPQSFNKLFKSKTKQSPLDFRQSFN; translated from the coding sequence ATGGCAAACAGCAAACCCTACCGGATCGGTTCCATAACGGAGATACACCGTTTGATGGGGCTTTCTAAGCCCCACCACCCCTTGATCAGCATCGTTGACCTGAAAGGCCTGAGAAATGACACAGGTATAGATGCGGTTGTATTCGACTTATATGTGATATCTATGAAAAGAGGATGTGATGGCTTACATTACGGGCAACAGAAATACGACTTTGACGAAGGGCTCATGGCCTTTATGTCTCCCGGCCAGATTCTGCGTGGCGAAGAGAACGGTGTACCTCCTGACCTGGATGGCTGGATGCTTTTCGTACATCCTGACTTTCTCTGGAACACATCACTTGCTGTTAAGATCAAGCGCTACGAATACTTTAGCTATGCAACCAGCGAAGCACTGTTTCTCTCAGAAAAGGAAGAACTGGTGATCAATGACCTGGTCAGGAATATTAAAGCTGAATATTATTCCAATATGGATAAGTTTAGCCAGGATATTATTATCTCGCACCTGGAAACTTTGCTGAATTATGCCGAACGTTTTTACCAACGCCAGTTCATCACCCGGAAGATTACGAACCACCAGATATTAAACCAGGTGGAACAAATTTTAACCAGCTATTTAAACAACGAAGCCCTGCTTTCTAAAGGGCTGCCAACGGTGCAATACTTTGCCGATGCTTTAAACCTATCTTCTAAATATTTAAGTAGCCTGTTGAAACAACTAACCGGCCAGACAATGCAGCAAATCATCCATGAGAAGCTAATTGAGAAGGCTAAAGAAAAATTATCTACAACCAGGATGTCGGTAAGTGAGATCGCTTATCAGCTTGGTTTCGAGCATCCGCAGTCTTTCAATAAATTATTTAAAAGCAAGACAAAGCAAAGTCCGTTGGATTTCCGGCAATCCTTTAACTGA
- a CDS encoding nuclear transport factor 2 family protein: protein MNLPKVVSDLVKTQNNFDSVAYANCFSETAIVYDEGKTHKGRKEIEHWIADANERYEATMQPLSFEEKETESILKAEASGKFDGSPIVLSYHLEIANDLIQSLSITG from the coding sequence ATGAACTTACCGAAAGTAGTATCAGATTTAGTAAAAACGCAAAACAACTTTGATAGCGTGGCTTACGCAAATTGTTTTTCCGAAACAGCCATCGTTTATGATGAAGGCAAAACGCACAAAGGACGAAAAGAGATAGAACATTGGATTGCGGATGCCAATGAGCGGTACGAGGCTACCATGCAGCCCCTAAGCTTTGAAGAAAAAGAAACGGAAAGCATTTTAAAAGCAGAAGCTTCAGGAAAATTTGACGGAAGCCCTATTGTATTGAGTTATCATTTAGAAATAGCTAATGATTTGATACAGTCATTGAGCATTACAGGATAA
- a CDS encoding NAD-dependent epimerase/dehydratase family protein: MMNRQFGKILVTGATGLVGSRLLPRLVEAGYNCSALVRSKEVPVGVTPIEGDLFDQPTLQEAVKDAVAIIHLAAVFRSPDTDLIWKSNLEGTRNLINAVKRNAADARFILASTSNVYDADNPHPGREDDALSPQHAYPASKAAAEKELRESGLNGSVLRFPFVYGDGDGHLEELPKHVVAAKFHPAMRMSTIHHRDIYTAIMMALQGIMDGQVVNIADEAPITLYELLQLVGKPMASSAAPLVNPWHLHVDASLARGLGFRASVRTVYQAAQENLL; this comes from the coding sequence ATGATGAACAGACAATTTGGTAAAATATTGGTAACTGGTGCAACCGGCTTAGTAGGCTCAAGGCTTCTGCCCCGCCTTGTTGAAGCAGGATATAATTGTTCTGCACTGGTACGTAGCAAAGAGGTTCCAGTTGGAGTAACTCCTATAGAGGGCGACTTGTTCGATCAGCCGACACTGCAAGAGGCCGTAAAAGATGCAGTAGCCATCATTCACCTGGCCGCCGTATTCCGATCACCGGATACAGACCTGATCTGGAAAAGTAACCTGGAGGGTACACGCAACCTCATTAACGCCGTAAAGCGTAATGCTGCAGATGCCCGCTTCATATTGGCAAGTACCAGTAATGTTTATGACGCAGACAACCCGCACCCCGGCCGTGAGGACGATGCGCTTAGCCCGCAGCATGCCTATCCGGCCAGTAAAGCGGCTGCAGAAAAGGAATTACGCGAAAGCGGATTGAATGGGTCGGTTCTCCGTTTCCCGTTTGTTTACGGTGATGGCGACGGCCACCTGGAAGAATTGCCTAAACACGTAGTTGCCGCTAAATTTCATCCGGCAATGCGCATGAGTACGATCCACCATCGCGATATATATACCGCCATCATGATGGCTTTACAAGGGATCATGGATGGCCAGGTAGTTAATATCGCAGATGAGGCACCAATAACACTTTACGAATTATTGCAACTTGTTGGCAAACCGATGGCCTCATCTGCAGCCCCACTGGTTAACCCCTGGCACCTGCATGTCGATGCATCGCTGGCCCGTGGTTTGGGCTTCCGGGCTTCGGTGAGAACAGTCTACCAGGCGGCGCAAGAAAACCTGCTCTGA
- a CDS encoding SDR family oxidoreductase, with amino-acid sequence MEQFNFNNELSGKIALVTGGTKGAGSAIAERLLQAGATVIITARNAPEKDNSNLHFIPSDLSKAAGTQKVISEVLSTYGRLDILVNNLGGSSTPAGGFAALSDEDWESTLQANLLAPVRLDRGFLPQMIDRKSGIIIHIASIQGILPLYDSTLPYAAAKAGLINYSKSLSNEVTPKGVRVLTVSPGWINTTASIAWLGEIARNANSTVEEAQQGVMDALGGIPYGRPAEPEEVAELVGFLVSPRANYLTGTNFVIDGGTVPTI; translated from the coding sequence ATGGAACAGTTTAATTTCAACAATGAGTTATCAGGTAAAATTGCCCTGGTAACCGGAGGGACAAAGGGAGCCGGAAGTGCAATTGCAGAAAGGCTTTTGCAAGCCGGGGCAACAGTTATTATTACCGCAAGAAACGCTCCTGAAAAAGATAACAGCAATCTGCATTTCATTCCTTCCGATTTGAGTAAGGCCGCGGGAACACAAAAAGTAATCAGCGAAGTACTATCAACGTATGGCAGACTGGATATCCTGGTGAACAACCTTGGTGGTTCATCAACACCGGCCGGCGGTTTTGCTGCATTGAGTGATGAAGATTGGGAATCAACCCTGCAAGCTAATCTGCTCGCACCTGTCAGGCTGGACAGGGGTTTTTTACCACAAATGATAGATCGAAAAAGTGGTATCATTATTCACATCGCATCCATTCAGGGCATATTGCCGCTGTACGATTCTACTTTGCCGTATGCCGCTGCAAAAGCAGGATTAATCAATTACAGTAAAAGTTTATCTAATGAAGTTACGCCAAAAGGTGTCCGTGTGCTAACGGTTTCGCCAGGATGGATAAACACAACAGCATCGATTGCGTGGTTGGGCGAGATCGCAAGAAATGCAAATAGTACGGTAGAAGAGGCGCAGCAAGGTGTAATGGATGCATTGGGCGGGATACCTTATGGCAGGCCTGCCGAACCGGAAGAAGTAGCCGAATTAGTTGGTTTTTTAGTTTCACCAAGAGCCAATTATTTAACAGGAACAAATTTTGTAATTGACGGTGGAACTGTACCTACTATTTAA